The following are encoded in a window of Arthrobacter woluwensis genomic DNA:
- a CDS encoding thiolase family protein, protein MNEVFLLDGVRTPIGRYGGSLAGERPDDLAALTVRAAVERSGVDPEAIDEVILGAANQAGEDNRNVARMAVLLAGLPDSIPGFTVNRLCASGMTAITTARQMIAAGDADVVVAGGVESMTRAPWVTGKPSRAWAKPGESWDTSIGWRFTNPRLDADTTLSMPQTAERVAERWALGREELDAFALRSHERALAAQREGLFTPEIVPVGDFAQDEGPRADTTAEKLAALRPLHGPGGVITAGNSSSLNDGAAAVVLVSERFALAQGLTPRARVVGGANAGVAPDIMGIGPVPASRKILDRAGWTVDDLDAVELNEAFASQSLACIRELGLDEATVNAWGGAIALGHPLGCSGARIALTLLSRLEHDGGRRGLAAMCVGVGQGSALLLERA, encoded by the coding sequence ATGAACGAGGTCTTCCTTCTCGACGGGGTCCGCACCCCGATCGGCCGGTACGGCGGATCGCTCGCCGGTGAGCGTCCGGACGATCTGGCTGCCCTGACGGTGCGCGCCGCCGTCGAGCGCAGCGGGGTGGATCCGGAGGCCATCGACGAGGTCATCCTGGGCGCCGCGAACCAGGCCGGCGAGGACAACCGGAACGTGGCCCGCATGGCCGTCCTGCTGGCGGGACTTCCGGACAGCATCCCCGGCTTCACGGTCAACAGGCTGTGCGCCTCCGGGATGACGGCGATCACCACGGCGCGGCAGATGATCGCCGCGGGGGACGCCGACGTCGTCGTGGCCGGCGGGGTGGAGTCCATGACGCGCGCGCCGTGGGTCACGGGGAAGCCGTCCCGGGCGTGGGCGAAGCCGGGGGAGAGCTGGGACACCTCGATCGGCTGGCGCTTCACCAACCCGCGCCTCGACGCGGACACCACCCTCTCCATGCCGCAGACGGCGGAACGGGTCGCCGAACGCTGGGCGCTGGGCCGTGAGGAACTGGACGCGTTCGCGCTCCGCTCCCACGAACGGGCGCTCGCCGCCCAGCGGGAAGGTCTCTTCACGCCGGAGATCGTGCCGGTGGGGGACTTCGCGCAGGACGAGGGCCCGCGCGCCGACACGACCGCGGAGAAACTCGCCGCCCTGCGGCCCCTGCACGGCCCGGGCGGCGTGATCACGGCCGGGAACTCGAGCTCTCTGAACGACGGCGCGGCCGCGGTCGTGCTCGTCAGCGAACGGTTCGCGCTCGCGCAGGGTCTGACGCCGCGCGCCCGCGTGGTGGGCGGCGCCAACGCCGGGGTCGCCCCCGACATCATGGGCATCGGGCCGGTCCCCGCGAGCCGGAAGATCCTCGACCGTGCCGGGTGGACCGTGGACGACCTGGACGCGGTCGAGCTGAACGAGGCGTTCGCCTCGCAGTCGCTCGCCTGCATCCGGGAGCTGGGCCTGGACGAGGCGACGGTCAACGCCTGGGGCGGCGCCATCGCCCTCGGGCATCCGCTGGGCTGTTCCGGCGCGCGGATCGCGTTGACGCTGCTCAGTCGTCTGGAGCACGACGGCGGCCGCCGCGGCCTCGCGGCCATGTGCGTCGGCGTCGGGCAGGGTTCCGCACTGCTGCTGGAGCGGGCATGA
- a CDS encoding enoyl-CoA hydratase/isomerase family protein → MSAPRTDGPLLIEEQEDRVLIRLNRPEVRNAIDQSMVDALHEACALLEREPRVALLVGSGGTFAAGADIAQLRERRLTDALAGINSGIFDRIHRLPMPTIALLDGYALGGGAELAYACDFRIGTPTVKIGNPEPGLGILAAAGGAWRLRELVGEPLAKEVLLAGRILTGEEAQEVRLLNELAAPEDLEAAGHRLADRIARQAPLAVRLSKAAFHAPREAHPLIDNVAQAVLFETQEKQDRMTAFLNRRKEKE, encoded by the coding sequence ATGAGCGCGCCGCGGACGGACGGTCCGCTGCTGATCGAGGAGCAGGAGGACCGCGTCCTGATCCGTCTCAACCGGCCCGAGGTCCGCAACGCGATCGACCAGTCGATGGTGGACGCCCTGCACGAGGCGTGCGCCCTGCTGGAACGGGAGCCGCGCGTCGCGCTGCTCGTCGGCTCGGGGGGCACCTTCGCGGCCGGGGCGGACATCGCCCAGCTGCGGGAGCGGCGGCTCACGGATGCCCTGGCCGGTATCAACTCCGGGATCTTCGACCGCATCCACCGCCTGCCGATGCCCACCATCGCCCTGCTCGACGGATACGCGCTGGGCGGCGGCGCCGAACTGGCCTACGCCTGCGATTTCCGGATCGGCACGCCCACCGTGAAGATCGGCAACCCGGAGCCCGGTCTCGGCATCCTGGCGGCCGCGGGCGGCGCGTGGCGGCTGCGGGAGCTCGTCGGCGAGCCGTTGGCCAAGGAGGTGCTCCTGGCCGGGCGCATCCTGACGGGCGAGGAGGCGCAAGAGGTCCGGCTGCTCAACGAACTGGCCGCGCCGGAGGACCTGGAGGCCGCGGGACATCGCCTGGCCGACCGGATCGCCCGGCAGGCGCCGCTGGCGGTCCGGCTGAGCAAGGCCGCGTTCCACGCGCCCCGCGAGGCCCACCCCCTGATCGACAATGTGGCGCAGGCGGTCCTCTTCGAGACCCAGGAGAAACAGGACCGGATGACCGCGTTCCTGAACCGACGCAAGGAGAAGGAATGA
- the paaB gene encoding 1,2-phenylacetyl-CoA epoxidase subunit PaaB — protein MTEQIRAEWPLYEVFIRGKRGLNHVHVGSVHAPDGQMALRHARDVYTRRNEGVSIWVVPSADIIASSPEEKDPLFAPSGDKAYRHPTFYDIPDNVPHM, from the coding sequence ATGACCGAGCAGATCCGCGCCGAATGGCCGCTCTACGAGGTGTTCATCCGCGGCAAGCGCGGCCTGAACCACGTCCACGTCGGCTCCGTGCACGCTCCGGACGGTCAGATGGCCCTGCGCCACGCGCGGGACGTCTACACCCGCCGCAACGAAGGCGTGAGCATCTGGGTGGTGCCCTCCGCGGACATCATCGCCTCCAGCCCGGAGGAGAAGGACCCGCTGTTCGCCCCGAGCGGCGACAAGGCCTACCGGCATCCCACCTTCTACGACATCCCGGACAACGTCCCCCACATGTGA
- the paaD gene encoding 1,2-phenylacetyl-CoA epoxidase subunit PaaD has product MDTLERAWAAAARVVDPELPMLTLIDLGVLRDIAVDDDGAVVAAITPTYSGCPAMAAMRDDLLREFQEAGLPDARVRVALEPAWTTDWITPEGRAALAAAGISPPGTAPRRSGPVTISLLPTRRAVHCPQCGSADVELSSEFGSTACKAMYRCRACLEPFDHVKEI; this is encoded by the coding sequence GTGGACACTCTCGAACGGGCCTGGGCCGCGGCCGCCCGCGTGGTGGACCCCGAGCTGCCCATGCTCACGCTGATCGACCTGGGCGTGCTGCGGGACATCGCGGTGGACGACGACGGCGCCGTGGTCGCCGCGATCACCCCCACCTACTCGGGGTGCCCGGCCATGGCCGCCATGCGGGACGATCTGCTGCGCGAGTTCCAGGAGGCCGGCTTGCCGGACGCCCGGGTTCGGGTGGCCCTCGAACCGGCGTGGACCACGGACTGGATCACCCCCGAGGGCCGTGCGGCGCTCGCCGCAGCCGGGATCTCACCCCCGGGGACCGCTCCGCGCCGCAGCGGACCCGTGACCATCAGCCTCCTGCCCACCCGCCGCGCGGTGCACTGCCCGCAGTGCGGGAGCGCCGACGTCGAGCTCAGCTCCGAATTCGGCTCCACGGCCTGCAAGGCCATGTACCGCTGCCGGGCCTGCCTGGAGCCCTTCGACCACGTGAAGGAGATCTGA
- the paaC gene encoding 1,2-phenylacetyl-CoA epoxidase subunit PaaC, whose protein sequence is MSDVHIQPEGEHDNAYAGLLVNDAHWAFGTDFEDPLAGVDTTVPDGVDPAELAAYCLMLGDDALVFSQRLSEWCSNAPDLEEDIALANIALDLLGQSRLLLARAAAADPAMVPALPEGSPVPDEDRLAFFRDDQHFRNVRLAELPTGDFAEIIVRVLLFATWRLALFERLSRSRDAVLAAVAAKGVKELSYHRDYVGRWFLVLAQGTDESRSRLLAALQGLWPFTGELFTPHAVERSLAAAGAGVDPSEVEAEVRGVLEHVFDAARVPVPQGGTLAGVQGRLGRDGMHTEALSRLLAEMQVVARAHPEGRW, encoded by the coding sequence ATGAGCGACGTGCACATCCAGCCCGAAGGCGAGCATGACAACGCCTACGCCGGTCTCCTGGTCAACGATGCCCACTGGGCGTTCGGGACCGACTTCGAGGACCCGCTCGCAGGCGTCGACACCACCGTGCCGGACGGCGTGGACCCCGCGGAACTCGCGGCGTACTGCCTGATGCTCGGCGACGACGCCCTCGTCTTCTCCCAGCGGCTCTCCGAGTGGTGCAGCAACGCCCCGGATCTGGAGGAGGACATCGCCCTGGCCAACATCGCGCTCGACCTCCTCGGCCAGTCCCGGCTGCTCCTGGCCCGGGCCGCCGCCGCGGACCCGGCCATGGTCCCGGCGCTGCCCGAAGGTTCCCCGGTGCCGGACGAGGACCGGCTGGCGTTCTTCCGCGACGATCAGCACTTCCGCAACGTCCGGCTCGCAGAGCTGCCCACGGGCGACTTCGCGGAGATCATCGTCCGCGTGCTGCTCTTCGCCACCTGGCGTCTGGCGCTGTTCGAGCGCCTGAGCCGGAGCCGCGACGCCGTGCTGGCCGCGGTCGCCGCCAAGGGCGTCAAGGAACTCAGCTACCACCGGGACTACGTGGGCCGGTGGTTCCTGGTCCTGGCGCAGGGCACGGACGAGTCCCGGAGCCGGCTGCTCGCCGCGCTCCAGGGTCTCTGGCCCTTCACCGGCGAACTGTTCACCCCGCACGCCGTCGAGCGGTCGCTCGCGGCGGCGGGCGCGGGCGTCGATCCCTCCGAGGTCGAGGCCGAGGTGAGGGGGGTCCTGGAGCACGTCTTCGACGCGGCCCGGGTGCCGGTCCCGCAGGGCGGAACGCTGGCCGGAGTCCAGGGCCGCCTCGGCCGGGACGGGATGCACACCGAGGCGCTCAGCAGGCTGCTCGCCGAGATGCAGGTGGTGGCCCGCGCCCACCCGGAGGGACGCTGGTGA
- the paaE gene encoding 1,2-phenylacetyl-CoA epoxidase subunit PaaE yields MTLIADPDTGSRTAFHPLTVSSVETLTDDSAAVTFAVPEELRELFAFDAGQSLTLRRVIDGVEHRRTYSICSPAGAAPRIGVREIPDGLFSSWLVRQVRPGDTVEVQPPSGSFRADPLQAGRHLCIAAGSGITPMLSIAATILTHPDSEVTLLYGNRTTNSVMFAEELSDLKDAHPRQLDLIHILSREPRDVELFSGRLDAERLRRLLGVLVPVQDLDHVWLCGPFAMLTEAREVLEELGVPRERIHFELFYVDEPPPQLRHADRVAEGVTSEVTVVLDGRTTTTAMQRDMSVLDSAQLVRTDLPFACKGGVCGTCRAKLCGGEVDMVRNYALEPAEIAAGFVLTCQSYPVSEELTVDFDA; encoded by the coding sequence ATGACGCTCATCGCCGACCCGGACACGGGAAGCCGCACGGCCTTCCACCCGCTCACGGTCTCCTCGGTCGAGACGCTCACCGACGATTCCGCCGCCGTCACGTTCGCCGTGCCGGAGGAGCTGCGGGAGCTGTTCGCCTTCGACGCCGGTCAGTCGCTGACGCTCCGCCGGGTGATCGACGGCGTGGAGCACCGGAGGACCTACTCGATCTGCTCGCCGGCCGGCGCCGCGCCCCGGATCGGAGTGCGGGAGATCCCGGACGGGCTGTTCTCCTCCTGGCTCGTGCGCCAGGTCCGCCCGGGCGACACGGTCGAGGTGCAGCCTCCGAGCGGGAGTTTCCGGGCCGATCCGCTGCAGGCCGGACGGCACCTCTGCATCGCGGCCGGGTCCGGGATCACCCCGATGCTCTCCATCGCGGCCACGATCCTGACCCACCCGGATTCGGAGGTCACCCTGCTCTACGGCAACCGGACCACGAATTCCGTGATGTTCGCCGAGGAGCTCTCCGACCTCAAGGACGCCCATCCGCGGCAGCTGGATCTCATCCACATCCTGTCCCGCGAGCCGCGGGACGTGGAGCTGTTCTCCGGACGGCTCGACGCCGAACGCCTCCGCCGGCTTCTCGGCGTGCTGGTGCCCGTCCAGGACTTGGACCACGTGTGGCTGTGCGGGCCGTTCGCGATGCTCACCGAGGCCCGCGAGGTGCTCGAAGAACTCGGCGTTCCCCGCGAGCGGATCCACTTCGAACTGTTCTATGTGGACGAGCCGCCGCCCCAGCTCCGGCACGCCGACCGGGTCGCCGAGGGTGTCACGAGCGAGGTGACCGTGGTCCTCGACGGCCGCACCACCACGACCGCGATGCAGCGCGACATGTCCGTGCTGGACTCGGCGCAGCTGGTCCGGACGGATCTGCCGTTCGCGTGCAAGGGCGGAGTCTGCGGGACCTGCCGCGCCAAGCTCTGCGGGGGCGAGGTGGACATGGTCCGCAACTACGCGCTGGAACCCGCCGAGATCGCGGCGGGCTTCGTCCTCACCTGCCAGAGCTACCCGGTGAGCGAGGAGCTCACCGTGGACTTCGACGCCTGA